One part of the Caproiciproducens sp. CPB-2 genome encodes these proteins:
- a CDS encoding toprim domain-containing protein produces the protein MSDTIQPARPRRLIRKERLTLTEKPYRGDVDGSEKDFFFNYHGGSERLYVFEAPIDMLSFITLNKREGWQKHSYLALGCTAPLALLRFLSEYLGIHQIVLCMDNDAAGIKADAIIQETLHRLSQGMYVEDLSEETREQLQRPYEVSILKSIKKDWNDDLKYG, from the coding sequence TTGTCGGATACGATTCAACCGGCAAGGCCAAGGCGGCTCATCAGAAAGGAACGCTTAACGCTTACTGAAAAGCCATACCGGGGTGATGTAGACGGCTCTGAAAAAGATTTTTTCTTCAATTACCACGGTGGATCAGAGCGACTCTATGTCTTTGAAGCACCTATTGACATGCTGTCCTTCATTACCCTTAACAAAAGAGAAGGATGGCAGAAACATAGCTACCTTGCCTTGGGCTGCACGGCTCCACTCGCCTTGCTCCGCTTCCTATCAGAGTATCTGGGAATCCATCAAATCGTTTTATGCATGGATAATGACGCCGCCGGTATCAAGGCCGACGCAATTATTCAGGAAACACTGCATAGGCTTTCCCAAGGGATGTATGTGGAAGATCTGTCCGAAGAAACGCGAGAACAATTGCAGCGGCCTTATGAAGTGAGTATTTTGAAGTCTATCAAAAAGGATTGGAATGATGATTTGAAATATGGGTAA
- a CDS encoding CD1845 family protein: MTFLEIVSGIGALIGVIMLFTVGKFDGSVILALSFLISPLGIPAIAEWLIDRLNGLNYSLRDFITG, from the coding sequence GTGACGTTTCTGGAAATTGTTTCGGGAATTGGGGCGCTAATCGGCGTGATTATGCTGTTCACTGTGGGAAAATTCGACGGCAGTGTGATTCTGGCGCTTTCGTTCCTCATTTCCCCTCTCGGTATTCCCGCCATTGCGGAATGGCTGATTGACAGATTAAACGGTCTTAACTATTCACTCCGGGACTTCATCACAGGCTGA
- a CDS encoding DUF3991 domain-containing protein, translated as MKRVYAYLMQERRIDSEIISFFVHNRSLYESASTHNAVFVGYDSTGKAKAAHQKGTLNAY; from the coding sequence ATGAAGCGTGTTTATGCCTATCTGATGCAGGAACGGCGCATTGATTCTGAAATCATTTCCTTCTTTGTACATAACCGAAGCCTATATGAAAGCGCCAGCACACATAACGCCGTCTTTGTCGGATACGATTCAACCGGCAAGGCCAAGGCGGCTCATCAGAAAGGAACGCTTAACGCTTACTGA
- the mobL gene encoding relaxase MobL, with protein MSRKSKIAIAEKERTTREYTAGNLPREEAARWVGVVPDVITDWTWIYYRREGAYSLQEEIASIWTHVISLRREDADALGYDHQKPWRDLVLQKIDVIAKASNIPVSDLHWYAGMHNTTHYPHIHLFVFTDNPKVGHLNVSGINKMKGGIFMSIRRRSGTT; from the coding sequence ATGTCAAGAAAAAGCAAAATAGCGATAGCGGAAAAGGAAAGAACAACAAGAGAATATACAGCAGGAAATCTCCCAAGGGAGGAAGCGGCGAGATGGGTCGGAGTTGTCCCCGACGTAATAACGGATTGGACATGGATTTATTATCGTCGGGAGGGAGCGTATAGCCTTCAGGAGGAAATCGCAAGCATTTGGACGCACGTTATCTCCCTGCGGCGGGAAGATGCCGATGCGCTGGGGTATGATCATCAAAAGCCTTGGCGCGATCTGGTCCTGCAGAAGATTGATGTCATTGCGAAAGCGTCCAATATCCCCGTATCCGACCTTCACTGGTACGCCGGAATGCATAATACAACACATTATCCTCACATCCACCTTTTTGTATTTACCGATAATCCGAAAGTCGGCCACCTGAACGTGTCCGGCATCAATAAGATGAAAGGCGGCATATTTATGAGCATAAGACGGAGATCCGGGACAACCTGA
- a CDS encoding relaxase/mobilization nuclease domain-containing protein, with the protein MKDRFDYGQNPEKTKGGELIAAYLCDPETADAEFLLSKAKYKAITGREQKKNADILCYQIRQSFLPGEITPEDANRIGYEMGMRWTKGKYAFFVATHIDRHHIHNHIYYNSTALDCTRKFRDFIGSARAVRHLSDRICLENGLSYIAHPKLHSKGKFKHYGEWQDDNRPPTFQERLKAQIDSCLAEKPQSMAAFLQAMVSAGYEVKHGRGGVISFRAEGQKRFTRLRSSTLGKGYGQEDIQAVVEGRAASSEGRGAPPRKVNLIIDIQSRMKAGKGPAYERWAKIFNLKQMAATLQYLQESGLLEYEQLEKRATGAADRFHVLSGQIKSIEGAMSVNAELKAAIMDYAKTRPAFKGYEAAKYSKKYLAEHEAEIALYRAAQATFRHVLSGAKLPKMDALKAEYQKLAAEKRAAYRDYRAVRKDMQEVVTAKANIDHLFGLTDTQKNKEQER; encoded by the coding sequence ATGAAAGACCGTTTCGATTACGGGCAAAACCCGGAAAAGACGAAGGGCGGCGAACTGATTGCCGCTTATCTATGCGACCCGGAAACCGCCGACGCGGAATTTCTATTAAGTAAGGCAAAGTACAAAGCTATCACGGGCCGGGAACAGAAAAAGAATGCGGACATTTTGTGCTATCAAATCCGACAGTCGTTTCTTCCCGGCGAGATCACGCCGGAGGACGCCAACCGGATAGGCTATGAAATGGGAATGCGCTGGACGAAAGGCAAATATGCCTTTTTCGTCGCCACGCATATTGACCGCCACCATATCCATAACCACATTTACTACAACTCCACAGCCCTTGACTGCACCCGAAAATTCCGGGATTTTATCGGTTCCGCGCGGGCCGTGCGCCACCTCTCCGACCGGATTTGCCTTGAAAACGGCCTGTCTTATATCGCTCATCCGAAGCTCCACAGCAAGGGAAAATTCAAGCACTATGGCGAGTGGCAGGACGATAACAGACCCCCGACCTTTCAGGAACGGCTAAAGGCACAGATTGATAGCTGTCTTGCCGAAAAGCCGCAGAGTATGGCCGCTTTTTTACAAGCTATGGTGTCGGCCGGCTACGAAGTGAAGCACGGGCGCGGCGGTGTTATCAGCTTCCGGGCCGAGGGACAGAAACGGTTTACCCGGCTCCGTTCCTCCACACTCGGAAAAGGCTATGGGCAGGAGGATATACAGGCGGTCGTTGAGGGCCGCGCTGCCTCGTCGGAAGGCCGGGGCGCACCGCCGCGCAAGGTAAACCTGATTATAGATATTCAATCCAGAATGAAGGCCGGGAAAGGCCCGGCGTATGAGCGGTGGGCAAAGATATTCAACCTGAAACAGATGGCGGCGACGCTTCAATACTTGCAAGAAAGCGGTTTGCTGGAATATGAGCAGTTGGAGAAACGGGCGACGGGGGCCGCAGACCGCTTTCACGTTCTCTCCGGTCAGATCAAGTCCATCGAGGGCGCTATGAGTGTCAATGCTGAACTAAAGGCGGCAATTATGGATTACGCGAAAACCCGGCCTGCGTTTAAAGGCTACGAGGCTGCGAAATACAGTAAGAAATATCTTGCGGAGCATGAGGCCGAAATCGCGCTTTACCGGGCGGCGCAGGCCACATTCCGGCACGTCCTGTCCGGGGCGAAGCTCCCAAAGATGGACGCGCTCAAAGCCGAGTATCAAAAGCTGGCGGCAGAGAAACGGGCCGCATATCGGGATTACCGCGCGGTGCGGAAGGACATGCAGGAGGTTGTCACGGCGAAAGCCAATATAGACCACCTGTTTGGGCTGACGGATACGCAGAAAAATAAGGAACAGGAGCGGTAG
- a CDS encoding tetratricopeptide repeat protein: protein MSDIQSGSTDQLNRKQIDSLSKKLLQYFLAAAKLGHEFAQFAAAKALLSGIGVEKNVQGAVDWFRKCAEKGNPFAAYQLGLLLSAGKEIPKDDSLAQKFCSIAISGFISLDHKQPDAGMERKIALMFYSGNGTAQNYAAAAQWFSMSAVKGDPYSQFQLARMTERGRHPC, encoded by the coding sequence TTGTCAGATATCCAGAGCGGCTCCACCGATCAGCTGAACAGAAAGCAAATAGACTCTCTTTCCAAAAAACTTCTCCAATACTTTTTGGCGGCGGCAAAGCTGGGGCATGAATTCGCTCAGTTTGCAGCTGCCAAAGCTTTGCTATCCGGTATCGGCGTGGAAAAGAACGTACAGGGTGCTGTTGATTGGTTCCGAAAATGCGCAGAGAAAGGGAATCCTTTTGCAGCATATCAGCTGGGCTTGCTTTTATCAGCGGGAAAGGAAATTCCTAAAGATGATTCACTGGCACAGAAATTCTGCTCTATAGCGATTTCCGGATTTATTTCTCTCGATCATAAGCAGCCGGATGCAGGCATGGAACGCAAAATTGCACTGATGTTTTACTCCGGGAACGGCACGGCTCAGAATTACGCCGCTGCAGCGCAATGGTTTTCCATGAGCGCTGTGAAAGGCGATCCTTATTCTCAGTTTCAGCTCGCCAGAATGACAGAAAGGGGAAGGCATCCCTGTTGA
- a CDS encoding ParB/RepB/Spo0J family partition protein: protein MTKDEPNMPEEAATGPVGEAPAEEKTASAVPEPTAEETAALAHDDKKPIDPPTPSDIDGEHIPAPGDVVVSSGKINELMSGKKPEHRGSPQKTDNTKQAVAPGKLGAEKTAKSPKKERQPRAEKQTSTAAKKAPAKEQTPAPEPEPPKEPPRKGETEQIVFLNLSELHAFKNHPFQVRDDDDMRAMVESVKDKGVTQPAIVRPREDGGYEIISGHRRQKASELAGYADMPCIVRNLSDDEAITQMVEDNINQRENILPSERAKALKMQLEAIKRQGARGDLSISGQDSPKSENGQRSNTVVAERNKMTVKQVQRYIKLNDLVPDLMKMVDDKKISFTPAVEMSFIKPKNQRYIAVAIEGQQSAPSLSQAQRMRELDQKGMLNGDVIDGIMLEEKKEVDKVIISSQELSQYFGKEKTPREMKDQIIKLLDEWKEKQPELVKPEKQAEQEK from the coding sequence ATGACAAAAGACGAACCCAATATGCCGGAGGAAGCGGCAACCGGGCCGGTCGGTGAGGCTCCGGCAGAGGAAAAAACCGCTTCCGCCGTCCCGGAACCGACCGCCGAAGAAACAGCGGCGCTGGCCCATGACGACAAAAAACCGATTGATCCACCCACGCCGTCAGACATCGACGGCGAGCACATTCCCGCCCCCGGTGACGTGGTTGTTTCGTCCGGCAAAATCAACGAGCTTATGTCGGGAAAGAAACCCGAACACAGGGGCAGTCCCCAAAAGACGGATAATACCAAACAGGCCGTCGCACCGGGAAAACTGGGAGCGGAAAAAACGGCTAAGTCTCCCAAAAAGGAGCGCCAGCCCCGCGCGGAAAAACAGACATCAACCGCCGCAAAAAAGGCCCCGGCAAAGGAGCAAACCCCGGCCCCGGAGCCGGAACCGCCAAAGGAGCCACCGCGCAAGGGCGAGACGGAGCAGATTGTTTTCCTCAATCTGTCCGAGCTTCATGCTTTCAAAAATCATCCGTTCCAAGTTCGGGACGATGATGACATGCGGGCGATGGTGGAGAGCGTCAAGGACAAAGGCGTAACGCAGCCCGCCATTGTCCGGCCCCGTGAGGATGGCGGGTACGAAATCATATCCGGCCATCGTCGCCAGAAAGCCAGCGAATTGGCCGGATATGCGGACATGCCCTGCATTGTCCGCAACCTCTCCGACGACGAGGCAATCACGCAGATGGTGGAGGACAACATCAATCAGCGTGAAAACATCCTGCCGAGCGAACGGGCCAAAGCCCTGAAAATGCAGTTGGAGGCCATCAAGCGGCAGGGTGCACGCGGCGACCTCTCCATTTCGGGTCAGGACAGCCCCAAATCGGAAAACGGACAGCGTTCCAACACGGTCGTGGCCGAGCGCAATAAAATGACGGTCAAACAGGTTCAACGGTATATTAAGCTCAACGACCTCGTTCCCGACCTGATGAAAATGGTGGACGATAAGAAGATTTCGTTCACTCCCGCGGTGGAGATGTCTTTCATCAAACCGAAAAATCAGCGGTATATCGCCGTCGCCATTGAGGGCCAGCAGTCGGCCCCGTCGCTGTCACAGGCACAGCGGATGCGGGAGCTTGACCAAAAAGGAATGCTTAACGGCGATGTGATCGACGGCATCATGCTCGAAGAAAAAAAGGAGGTAGACAAAGTGATTATTTCAAGTCAGGAGCTTTCTCAGTATTTCGGAAAGGAAAAGACCCCACGCGAAATGAAGGATCAGATCATCAAGCTGCTCGATGAGTGGAAGGAAAAGCAGCCGGAACTTGTGAAGCCGGAAAAACAGGCCGAACAGGAGAAGTGA
- a CDS encoding NYN domain-containing protein → MYIFGDNSNIHISGLETVRPELEPKAPRELFRTDFTKLFQLVCKNRNVDCAYLSGSVPPPSDALWDYLQNMGIKLQLLNKTADGKEQESVDMSLQTMMLRTAIDNEPSTMAILTGDGAGKQLGEGFLSDLKRIKEKFGWNIEIYAWNKTCSRALKDYAERNGNLSTWRISIIQLLLSKRIEMG, encoded by the coding sequence ATGTACATTTTTGGGGACAACTCAAATATTCACATATCTGGACTTGAGACGGTGCGGCCAGAACTCGAACCTAAAGCACCAAGAGAACTATTTCGAACTGATTTTACAAAGCTATTTCAGCTTGTTTGTAAGAACAGGAATGTTGATTGTGCCTATCTATCAGGTAGCGTTCCGCCACCGAGCGACGCATTGTGGGATTACCTTCAGAATATGGGAATCAAACTTCAATTGCTTAATAAGACAGCAGATGGAAAGGAGCAAGAAAGTGTTGACATGTCATTACAAACCATGATGTTACGTACTGCAATTGATAATGAGCCATCAACAATGGCAATTTTAACTGGTGATGGAGCTGGTAAACAATTGGGAGAAGGATTTTTATCGGATTTGAAGCGTATTAAAGAAAAGTTTGGCTGGAATATTGAAATCTACGCATGGAATAAAACATGCAGCAGAGCACTTAAAGATTATGCCGAACGAAACGGAAATTTGTCAACCTGGAGGATTTCTATTATTCAATTACTTTTATCAAAAAGGATAGAGATGGGCTAA
- a CDS encoding HEPN domain-containing protein: protein MSIFGVGTETYLYVNGLTINKALLISNNKTLMPVKCKLPLDTISKLIKRDVDFAIAILCSGSLSSQLKIEAENPKDLAISAWNAQWDLILLSAIFNCNCVCNLQCTQPLEEISSDSALQVTNYHMKGLINEPYTVTDENCKWINQYFSNAQALIENDSFMMAVHSMATYKWNPHPRVQLAILWAGIESLFRINSELSFRISLYISKFLSDKNSDEAKKIFDDVKSLYKSRSSAVHGDNIKGDSTTLVVRSSSLLNRLIVKCIEINGLPDIENLIY, encoded by the coding sequence GTGAGTATTTTTGGTGTAGGAACGGAAACCTATTTATATGTTAATGGACTAACCATCAACAAAGCCCTCCTTATTAGCAATAACAAAACGCTTATGCCAGTAAAATGCAAATTGCCTTTAGACACAATTTCTAAACTAATTAAAAGGGACGTTGATTTTGCTATTGCTATTTTATGTTCAGGATCACTATCATCACAACTGAAAATTGAAGCTGAAAATCCAAAGGATTTAGCTATCTCAGCATGGAATGCTCAATGGGATTTAATTCTACTAAGTGCTATATTCAATTGTAATTGTGTTTGTAATTTACAGTGCACACAGCCTTTGGAAGAAATTTCAAGTGACTCAGCACTTCAAGTTACAAATTATCATATGAAAGGATTGATTAATGAACCCTATACTGTTACTGATGAAAATTGCAAGTGGATTAACCAATATTTTTCTAATGCTCAAGCCTTAATAGAGAACGATTCCTTTATGATGGCTGTTCACTCAATGGCTACATATAAATGGAACCCTCATCCAAGAGTGCAATTGGCGATTTTGTGGGCGGGCATAGAATCGTTGTTTAGAATAAATAGTGAATTAAGTTTTAGAATTAGCCTATACATATCTAAATTTCTATCTGATAAGAATAGCGATGAAGCTAAAAAGATATTTGATGATGTCAAAAGTTTGTATAAATCTCGTTCTTCTGCTGTTCATGGAGACAATATTAAAGGTGATAGTACTACTCTTGTAGTAAGATCTTCTTCTCTTCTTAATAGGCTTATCGTAAAATGTATAGAAATAAATGGTTTGCCAGATATAGAGAATTTAATTTATTAG
- a CDS encoding antirestriction protein ArdA: MSAIEAFVTNLGRYNEGVLDGGGLKFPATTEEVQALFQRIHVDGVRYEEIFITDYETDISGLYDCLPEYADLDELNYLATLLDDLDEGDREKFEAALSCGDHTSGLKELINLAQNLDCYEYYPGICDEDDLGRYMIDEMGALEVPEYLENYIDYEAYGRDVSLEDGGTFTENGYIVDTGSRFVELYNGRDDLPEESRIFAYPAPEKSIRDTLKQYQQMIDAAPVASKGRSDKAEERS, from the coding sequence ATGAGCGCGATTGAAGCCTTCGTCACCAACCTCGGACGCTACAACGAAGGAGTTCTGGACGGGGGGGGGTTGAAGTTCCCCGCCACAACCGAGGAAGTGCAGGCCCTTTTCCAGCGTATCCATGTGGACGGCGTCCGGTATGAGGAAATTTTCATTACGGACTACGAAACCGACATTTCCGGTCTGTATGACTGCCTGCCCGAATACGCCGATCTGGATGAACTGAACTATCTCGCCACCCTTCTGGACGATTTGGACGAGGGCGACCGGGAAAAGTTTGAGGCCGCCCTTTCCTGCGGCGACCATACAAGCGGCTTGAAAGAGTTAATCAACCTCGCACAAAACCTCGACTGCTACGAGTATTACCCCGGTATTTGCGACGAGGACGATTTGGGCCGCTACATGATCGACGAAATGGGCGCGCTGGAAGTGCCGGAATATCTGGAAAACTACATCGACTACGAGGCATACGGGCGGGACGTTTCCTTGGAGGACGGCGGCACGTTTACCGAAAACGGCTATATTGTGGACACCGGGAGCCGATTCGTGGAGCTTTACAACGGCAGAGACGATTTGCCGGAGGAATCCCGGATTTTCGCATATCCCGCCCCGGAAAAGTCCATCCGCGACACGCTCAAACAGTATCAGCAGATGATCGACGCTGCGCCGGTTGCCTCAAAAGGCCGTTCCGACAAAGCAGAGGAGCGGTCTTAA
- a CDS encoding DUF7768 domain-containing protein, with the protein MKRPLAYITAAWSGDQNADAKQAARYCRAAYEAGFSPVCPLLYLPLILNDAIPEEHKSGIDIGRDLLRRSHVLVVCGDGVNEDMKNDIATAGRLNITATTLNGILTVKGQGRTEAGTNERD; encoded by the coding sequence ATGAAAAGACCATTGGCATACATCACAGCCGCATGGAGCGGCGATCAAAACGCAGACGCAAAACAGGCGGCGCGGTACTGCCGGGCGGCATACGAGGCAGGGTTTTCCCCGGTCTGCCCCCTACTTTACCTGCCCCTCATTCTCAACGACGCCATCCCGGAGGAACACAAAAGCGGCATCGACATTGGGCGTGACCTTCTGCGCCGTTCCCATGTGCTGGTTGTCTGCGGGGACGGCGTGAACGAGGATATGAAAAACGATATAGCCACAGCCGGGCGGCTGAATATCACGGCGACCACGCTGAACGGCATCCTGACAGTCAAGGGACAGGGCCGCACGGAGGCCGGAACCAATGAGCGCGATTGA